A genome region from Streptomyces xanthophaeus includes the following:
- a CDS encoding alpha/beta hydrolase-fold protein, translating to MPSETVFAAYGLPGEPGSEEFWAAVAGPGSLPAEGGGWTTLFLWRGAAAGLAFESWSDDVPLRRWRETDCWYAEVRMPARLRVTYRFLVDGTAYADPFNPAGAGGDRSVAATPDAPAQPHWPAFGAEDVLPVPRTRLRWASERLGGRRTVRVHPAGGGGPVVLLLDGDDWLYLHPAMTAFDSAVAAGEMPPVTLVFLPTRDREAEFGCRPELWEAVRDELLPLVAESGVPVDGDRLVVAGQSLGGLSAVYAALEFPDLVSRVACQSASLWWTPEAVGSADPLGGPVGGSVAARLRERPDLSGLRIAFDLGEHETRMLPHCELVETLAERAGATVRASRSASGHDRAGWRQALLRDVAWALG from the coding sequence ATGCCCTCGGAGACCGTCTTCGCCGCATACGGGCTGCCCGGCGAGCCGGGGTCCGAGGAGTTCTGGGCGGCAGTCGCGGGGCCCGGATCGCTGCCTGCCGAGGGCGGTGGCTGGACGACCCTGTTCCTGTGGCGGGGCGCCGCGGCGGGCCTGGCCTTCGAGAGCTGGTCGGACGACGTGCCGCTGCGCCGCTGGCGCGAGACGGACTGCTGGTACGCCGAGGTCCGCATGCCCGCGCGGCTTCGGGTGACGTACCGGTTCCTCGTGGACGGCACGGCGTACGCCGACCCGTTCAACCCGGCCGGGGCGGGCGGTGACCGGTCCGTCGCCGCCACCCCGGACGCCCCGGCCCAGCCTCACTGGCCCGCCTTCGGGGCCGAGGACGTCCTGCCCGTGCCGCGGACCCGGCTCCGCTGGGCGAGCGAGCGCCTCGGCGGGCGGCGGACCGTACGGGTCCACCCGGCGGGCGGCGGCGGACCCGTGGTGCTGCTGCTGGACGGGGACGACTGGCTGTACCTGCACCCGGCGATGACCGCCTTCGACTCCGCCGTCGCCGCCGGCGAGATGCCCCCCGTCACGCTCGTCTTCCTGCCGACGCGGGACCGGGAGGCCGAGTTCGGGTGCCGGCCGGAGCTGTGGGAGGCGGTCCGGGACGAACTGCTGCCGCTGGTCGCGGAGTCCGGCGTCCCCGTGGACGGGGACCGGCTGGTGGTCGCCGGGCAGAGTCTGGGCGGGCTGAGCGCGGTGTACGCGGCGCTGGAGTTCCCGGACCTGGTGTCCCGGGTCGCCTGCCAGTCGGCCTCGCTGTGGTGGACGCCCGAGGCGGTGGGGTCGGCGGACCCGCTGGGCGGCCCGGTGGGCGGCTCCGTCGCCGCACGCCTGCGGGAGCGCCCCGACCTGTCCGGCCTGCGGATCGCCTTCGACCTGGGAGAACACGAGACGCGGATGCTGCCCCACTGCGAGCTGGTCGAGACCCTGGCCGAGCGGGCCGGGGCGACCGTGCGGGCCTCGCGGTCGGCGTCGGGCCACGACCGCGCGGGCTGGCGCCAGGCCCTGCTCCGGGACGTGGCCTGGGCGCTCGGCTGA
- a CDS encoding STM4011 family radical SAM protein, with amino-acid sequence MDLTLLYRGPLASCDYDCPYCPFAKRRDTTAQLRADRAALERFTGWARSRAGEDRLSLLFTPWGEGLVRSWYRRALVDLSHQPHVERVAIQTNLSCRTDWLAEADPDTLALWCTYHPGQTPYDRFLAKLRDLADRGIRHSVGIVGLPENLEHARRLRADLPAHVYLWVNAADGHGYTDDEAGLWTALDPLFPYSRHPHRSAGLPCRTGESVISVDGDGTVRRCHFVRAELGNLYDGSYRTALGPRPCPLTTCDCHIGYVHLETLPLYDVFAGGVLERVPAAVPRPVGRPAVDLPDPTATL; translated from the coding sequence GTGGACCTCACCCTGCTCTACCGCGGCCCGTTGGCCTCCTGCGACTACGACTGCCCGTACTGCCCCTTCGCCAAGCGGCGCGACACCACGGCCCAGCTGCGCGCCGACCGGGCCGCCCTCGAACGGTTCACCGGCTGGGCGCGCTCCCGCGCCGGGGAGGACCGGCTCTCCCTGCTGTTCACCCCGTGGGGCGAGGGGCTGGTGCGCTCCTGGTACCGCCGCGCCCTCGTCGACCTCTCGCACCAGCCGCACGTGGAGCGCGTCGCCATCCAGACCAACCTGAGCTGCCGCACGGACTGGCTCGCGGAGGCCGACCCCGACACGCTCGCCCTGTGGTGCACCTACCACCCGGGGCAGACCCCGTACGACCGCTTCCTGGCCAAGCTGCGTGACCTCGCCGACCGGGGCATCCGCCACAGCGTCGGCATCGTCGGCCTCCCCGAGAACCTGGAACACGCCCGCAGGCTGCGCGCCGACCTGCCCGCCCACGTCTACCTGTGGGTGAACGCGGCCGACGGCCACGGCTACACCGACGACGAGGCCGGCCTGTGGACCGCCCTCGACCCGCTGTTCCCGTACAGCCGGCACCCGCACCGCTCGGCCGGACTGCCGTGCCGCACCGGCGAGTCGGTGATCTCGGTGGACGGCGACGGCACGGTCCGCCGCTGCCACTTCGTCCGCGCCGAGCTCGGCAACCTCTACGACGGCTCCTACCGGACGGCGCTCGGTCCCCGTCCGTGCCCGCTGACCACCTGCGACTGCCACATCGGCTACGTCCACCTGGAGACGCTGCCGCTCTACGACGTCTTCGCGGGCGGTGTCCTCGAACGCGTCCCGGCGGCCGTTCCCCGCCCGGTCGGCCGTCCCGCCGTAGATCTCCCGGACCCCACGGCAACGCTATAA
- a CDS encoding STM4012 family radical SAM protein codes for MTALAPAPIPATAPPELRPYSSYVYAYPHKTAYRPLPERPALRDLWHGERKDALSLYLHIPFCEVRCGFCNLFTRIGAPDGLTGRYLDALERQATAVRDALGDDGPVSFANAAFGGGTPTFLTAPELERLCDIAERRMGADLRAVPLSVETSPATATADRLAVLAERGATRVSIGVQSFVAEEARAAVRPQRRADVEAALGRIRDARVPVLNIDLIYGIDGQTPATWRTSLDAALAWRPEELYLYPLYVRPLTGLARRTALTDRAWDEQRLNLYRQGRDHLLAHGYEQVSMRMFRLAGTAPQGPDDHACQTDGMIGLGCGARSYTSSLHYSFDYAVDMGEIRGIIDDYTATDDFTRAVHGRPTNGDEARRRHLLQSLLQAQGMPVADYRERFGAGPHEDFPAELAAFAARGWLDEDGTGPLLRLSPEGLAHSDALGPELFSPAVRAAMAAYEAK; via the coding sequence ATGACCGCCCTCGCGCCCGCCCCGATCCCGGCCACCGCACCGCCCGAGCTCCGCCCGTACAGCTCCTACGTGTACGCCTATCCCCACAAGACCGCCTACCGGCCGCTGCCCGAGCGGCCCGCCCTGCGGGACCTGTGGCACGGCGAACGCAAGGACGCCCTCTCCCTCTACCTCCACATACCCTTCTGCGAGGTCCGCTGCGGCTTCTGCAACCTCTTCACCCGCATCGGCGCCCCCGACGGGCTCACCGGCCGCTACCTCGACGCCCTGGAGCGCCAGGCCACCGCCGTCCGCGACGCCCTCGGCGACGACGGCCCGGTCTCCTTCGCCAACGCCGCCTTCGGCGGCGGGACGCCCACCTTCCTGACGGCCCCCGAACTGGAACGGCTCTGCGACATCGCCGAGCGGCGCATGGGCGCCGACCTGCGCGCCGTCCCGCTGTCCGTCGAGACGTCCCCGGCCACCGCCACCGCCGACCGGCTCGCCGTCCTCGCCGAGCGCGGCGCCACCCGTGTCAGCATCGGCGTCCAGAGCTTCGTCGCCGAGGAGGCCCGCGCGGCCGTGCGCCCCCAGCGCCGCGCCGACGTCGAGGCGGCGCTCGGCCGGATCCGCGACGCCCGCGTCCCCGTCCTCAACATCGACCTCATCTACGGCATCGACGGCCAGACCCCCGCCACCTGGCGGACCTCCCTGGACGCCGCCCTCGCCTGGCGCCCCGAGGAGCTGTACCTGTACCCCTTGTACGTCCGCCCGCTCACCGGGCTCGCCCGGCGCACCGCCCTGACCGACCGTGCCTGGGACGAGCAGCGCCTGAACCTCTACCGGCAGGGCCGGGACCACCTCCTCGCGCACGGCTACGAGCAGGTGTCGATGCGCATGTTCCGGCTGGCCGGTACGGCGCCCCAGGGCCCGGACGACCACGCCTGCCAGACCGACGGCATGATCGGCCTGGGCTGCGGCGCCCGTTCCTACACCTCCTCGCTGCACTACTCGTTCGACTACGCGGTCGACATGGGCGAGATCCGCGGGATCATCGACGACTACACCGCCACCGACGACTTCACCCGTGCCGTCCACGGCCGTCCCACCAACGGCGACGAGGCGCGCCGCCGCCACCTCCTCCAGTCGCTACTCCAGGCGCAGGGCATGCCGGTCGCCGACTACCGGGAGCGGTTCGGCGCCGGCCCGCACGAGGACTTCCCCGCCGAACTGGCCGCGTTCGCCGCCCGCGGCTGGCTCGACGAGGACGGCACCGGCCCGCTGCTGCGTCTCAGCCCCGAGGGCCTGGCCCACTCGGACGCGCTCGGGCCCGAGCTGTTCTCGCCGGCCGTACGGGCCGCGATGGCCGCCTACGAGGCCAAGTAG
- a CDS encoding STM4013/SEN3800 family hydrolase has translation MNEVVGRDDLLLLTLDTLRHDVAVELAAAGRIPNLARHLPGGVWEERHAPGSFTYASHQAMFAGFLPTPARPGPHPRLFAARFAGSESTAGRTYVFDTPDLVSGLAAAGYRTVCVGGVGFFNKQGALGGVLPGMFQESHWEPAFGVASPTSFEAQVERAEQVVAALPAEQRLFLFVNASALHQPNWFHLAGATAEAGDTRATHAAALEYIDRHIGRLFTAMSSRRRCFAIVCSDHGTTYGDDGYTGHRLAHEAVWTVPYAHFFLEPSA, from the coding sequence ATGAACGAGGTCGTCGGCCGCGACGACCTGCTCCTGCTCACCCTGGACACCCTGCGCCACGACGTCGCCGTCGAACTGGCCGCCGCCGGACGCATTCCGAACCTGGCCCGGCACCTGCCCGGGGGCGTCTGGGAGGAGCGGCACGCCCCGGGCAGCTTCACCTACGCCTCCCATCAGGCGATGTTCGCCGGCTTCCTGCCCACCCCCGCCCGGCCCGGCCCGCACCCCCGCCTGTTCGCCGCCCGTTTCGCCGGCAGCGAGAGCACCGCCGGCCGCACGTACGTCTTCGACACCCCCGACCTGGTGTCCGGCCTCGCCGCGGCCGGGTACCGCACGGTGTGTGTCGGCGGCGTCGGCTTCTTCAACAAGCAGGGCGCGCTGGGCGGCGTGCTCCCCGGCATGTTCCAGGAGAGCCACTGGGAACCGGCCTTCGGTGTCGCGTCGCCCACCTCCTTCGAGGCACAGGTCGAGCGGGCCGAACAGGTCGTCGCCGCGCTCCCCGCCGAGCAGCGGCTGTTCCTCTTCGTCAACGCCTCGGCGCTGCACCAGCCCAACTGGTTCCACCTAGCCGGCGCCACCGCCGAAGCCGGTGACACGCGGGCCACCCACGCCGCCGCCCTCGAATACATCGACCGGCACATCGGCCGGCTGTTCACCGCCATGAGCTCCCGCCGCCGCTGCTTCGCCATCGTCTGCTCCGACCACGGCACCACCTACGGCGACGACGGCTACACCGGCCACCGCCTCGCCCACGAGGCCGTCTGGACCGTGCCGTACGCCCACTTCTTCCTGGAGCCGTCCGCATGA
- a CDS encoding STM4014 family protein — protein MTDHAPPPRWAVVGNPENRRVALFSGALRDAGLPAPRVVPWTDVLRGGGAAFAADEIVRIESPGENAEVDRLLRGAGDPTRVEGGARWYAAFTGAVRSLTGGLRLDDPDELAVLFDKRLCHEVLARAGVPVPRSPTSGGDAPVRGWEDVRALMAAHGMPRVFLKPAHGSSAAGVVAVETAAGGRIRAITSVESAEGGRLHNSLRVRRLTREPEVAALVDALAPDGLHVERWWPKASLGDGAADLRVVVVAGRATHAVVRTSRTPMTNLHLGGRRGDLAAAVRAAGPAWAEALRTCERAAACFPNTLCVGVDLLPAVGWRRFAVAEVNAFGDLLPGLTGLPGSGAEGQDTYAAQVAAAIRRHVQHHPTRNHRAPA, from the coding sequence ATGACGGATCACGCACCACCGCCGCGCTGGGCGGTCGTCGGCAATCCGGAGAACCGGCGCGTCGCCCTGTTCTCCGGGGCGCTGCGCGACGCCGGGCTGCCCGCGCCGCGTGTCGTGCCCTGGACGGACGTCCTGCGCGGCGGCGGCGCGGCCTTCGCCGCGGACGAGATCGTGCGGATCGAGTCGCCCGGGGAGAACGCCGAGGTCGACCGGCTCCTGCGCGGCGCCGGCGACCCCACCCGGGTGGAGGGCGGGGCCCGCTGGTACGCCGCCTTCACGGGGGCGGTCCGGTCGCTGACCGGCGGCCTGCGCCTGGACGACCCCGACGAGCTGGCCGTCCTCTTCGACAAGCGGCTCTGCCACGAGGTCCTCGCCCGCGCCGGGGTCCCCGTGCCGCGGTCGCCGACCTCCGGCGGCGACGCCCCCGTACGCGGCTGGGAGGACGTACGGGCCCTCATGGCCGCGCACGGCATGCCGCGGGTGTTCCTGAAGCCGGCCCACGGGTCCTCGGCCGCCGGGGTCGTGGCCGTCGAGACGGCCGCCGGGGGCCGGATCAGGGCGATCACCTCCGTGGAGAGCGCGGAGGGCGGCCGGCTGCACAACTCCCTGCGGGTACGGCGCCTCACGCGCGAGCCGGAGGTCGCCGCGCTGGTCGACGCCCTCGCCCCCGACGGACTCCACGTCGAACGCTGGTGGCCCAAGGCCTCCCTCGGGGACGGGGCGGCCGACCTGCGCGTGGTCGTCGTGGCCGGCCGGGCCACTCACGCCGTGGTCCGCACCAGCCGGACCCCCATGACGAACCTCCATCTCGGCGGCCGGCGAGGCGACCTGGCCGCCGCGGTCCGGGCGGCGGGCCCCGCCTGGGCCGAGGCCCTGCGGACCTGCGAGCGGGCGGCCGCCTGCTTCCCGAACACCCTCTGCGTCGGTGTGGACCTGCTGCCCGCGGTCGGCTGGCGCCGGTTCGCCGTCGCCGAGGTCAACGCCTTCGGCGACCTCCTGCCGGGCCTGACCGGACTGCCCGGAAGCGGCGCCGAGGGCCAGGACACCTATGCCGCGCAGGTGGCCGCCGCCATCCGAAGACACGTACAGCACCACCCCACGAGGAACCACCGTGCACCCGCCTGA
- a CDS encoding STM4015 family protein, producing the protein MSYPRHLTESCGLPVFDFPTPEDADTTPLPAADAVAWRISCDSYDSEESWTEAFARFTAAVDTTLVRAIVVGSWEEAYDTGPEEIIDALLDARLRLPALRGLFLGDMESEQCEISWINQSDVGPLLDGFPELEEFGVRGGSGLVFPAVTHRRLHSLTVETGGMPAEAVRGVAASDLPALVHLDLWLGTSEYGGDAAITDLAPILDGDRLPRLRHLGLRNSDIQDEIATAVASAPVVARLETFDLSMGVLTDQGGAALLSGQPLTHLKKLDLHHNYLGAPLRERFQEVLGGAGVTLDLDRGHAEEDEDDGRVWRYVAVGE; encoded by the coding sequence ATGAGTTACCCGAGACACCTGACGGAATCGTGCGGGCTGCCCGTCTTCGACTTCCCGACCCCGGAGGACGCGGACACGACCCCGCTGCCCGCGGCGGACGCCGTCGCGTGGCGGATCTCCTGCGACAGCTACGACAGCGAGGAGAGCTGGACCGAGGCGTTCGCCCGGTTCACCGCCGCGGTCGACACCACCCTGGTCCGCGCGATCGTCGTCGGCTCCTGGGAGGAGGCCTACGACACCGGGCCCGAGGAGATCATCGACGCCCTCCTCGACGCACGCCTGCGCCTGCCCGCGCTGAGGGGCCTGTTCCTCGGGGACATGGAGTCCGAGCAGTGCGAGATCTCCTGGATCAACCAGAGCGACGTCGGCCCGCTCCTCGACGGCTTCCCGGAGCTGGAGGAGTTCGGCGTGCGCGGCGGCTCCGGACTGGTCTTCCCCGCCGTCACGCACCGCAGGCTGCACTCCCTGACCGTGGAGACCGGCGGCATGCCCGCCGAGGCGGTCCGCGGCGTCGCCGCCAGTGACCTGCCCGCCCTGGTCCACCTCGACCTGTGGCTCGGCACGAGCGAGTACGGCGGGGACGCGGCGATCACCGACCTGGCACCGATCCTCGACGGCGACCGCCTGCCGCGCCTGCGTCACCTGGGCCTGCGCAACAGCGACATCCAGGACGAGATCGCCACCGCCGTCGCGTCCGCTCCCGTCGTCGCCCGCCTCGAGACCTTCGACCTGTCGATGGGCGTCCTCACCGACCAGGGCGGCGCCGCCCTGCTCTCCGGACAGCCCCTGACGCACCTCAAGAAGCTGGACCTGCACCACAACTACCTCGGTGCGCCGCTGCGCGAGCGCTTCCAGGAGGTTCTCGGCGGCGCCGGCGTCACCCTCGACCTGGACCGCGGCCACGCCGAAGAGGACGAGGACGACGGCCGGGTCTGGCGCTACGTCGCCGTCGGCGAGTAG
- a CDS encoding DUF6745 domain-containing protein — protein sequence MTTDIDVWRAAAAATGPADRVAAEAGVRLAYRAAGLAEPERIVWADSPREAVRLLGGDDGPCGPAARGRGVREAVRSAPWAAERDRAQRRLGPQGWGRHWSATGGRLWENTERLAERVRSGLVEELTAGAEAPAAAEGSLRLLLLDAVLGQHDAAWLCAFDTQEGTPLHGLGVLARSAGWWWPYERLAVLCERPVELHRDEAGRLDRGDGPALAFPDGFALYAWRGMPVPAEFLAGLGTLTPERIREEANAELRRVMLEFYGYDRYLRESGAAPVHRDETGVLWRIPMPDDEAVAMVEVVNSTPEPDGTSRTYWLRVPPTTRTARQGVAWTFGLEPEAYAPLRET from the coding sequence GTGACGACGGACATCGACGTGTGGAGGGCGGCCGCGGCGGCCACCGGGCCGGCCGACCGCGTGGCCGCGGAGGCCGGGGTGCGCCTGGCGTACCGGGCCGCGGGCCTGGCGGAGCCGGAGCGGATCGTCTGGGCGGACTCGCCCAGGGAAGCGGTGCGCCTGCTCGGCGGGGACGACGGGCCGTGCGGGCCGGCCGCGCGCGGGCGCGGCGTACGGGAGGCGGTGCGCAGCGCGCCGTGGGCCGCCGAGCGGGACCGGGCACAGCGGAGGCTCGGCCCGCAGGGCTGGGGGCGGCACTGGAGTGCGACGGGCGGCCGCCTGTGGGAGAACACGGAACGCCTGGCGGAACGGGTCCGCAGCGGTCTCGTCGAGGAGCTGACGGCCGGGGCCGAGGCCCCCGCGGCCGCGGAGGGGTCGCTGCGCCTGCTCCTCCTGGACGCGGTGCTCGGGCAGCACGACGCGGCCTGGCTGTGCGCCTTCGACACGCAGGAGGGCACACCCCTGCACGGACTCGGTGTCCTGGCCCGCTCGGCCGGCTGGTGGTGGCCCTACGAACGGCTGGCCGTGCTGTGCGAGCGCCCGGTGGAGCTGCACCGGGACGAGGCGGGCAGGCTGGACCGCGGGGACGGCCCGGCGCTGGCGTTCCCCGACGGGTTCGCGCTGTACGCGTGGCGGGGCATGCCCGTTCCGGCCGAATTCCTGGCCGGACTGGGCACTCTGACGCCGGAGCGGATCCGGGAGGAGGCGAACGCCGAACTGCGCCGGGTGATGCTGGAGTTCTACGGGTACGACCGCTATCTGCGGGAGTCGGGGGCCGCCCCCGTGCACCGGGACGAGACGGGTGTCCTGTGGCGCATACCCATGCCGGACGACGAGGCCGTCGCGATGGTGGAGGTCGTCAACTCGACGCCGGAGCCCGACGGCACCAGCCGCACCTACTGGCTGCGGGTACCGCCGACGACCCGGACCGCCCGCCAGGGCGTGGCCTGGACGTTCGGCCTGGAACCCGAGGCGTACGCACCGCTCCGGGAGACGTGA
- a CDS encoding aldehyde dehydrogenase family protein: protein MTAAQQTIHVGGEWRAALSGATREIIDPVDATPFEVVAEGGVPDTDDAVAAARAAFDFGAWPRTPVAERAALLRRVAALLERDRERIGALESRDAGKTLEEGRIDVDCVRDAFRYFAGLVENENGGGRVVDAGSDEIRSVVVHEPVGVCALITPWNYPLLQASWKIAPALAAGNTFVIKPSEITPLTTVVLVELLLEAGLPLGAANVVTGPGDTVGARLAEHPDVDLVSFTGGLVSGTKVARSAADSVKKVALELGGKNPNVVFADACSTPDGFDTAVDQALNAAFIHSGQVCSAGSRLIVEEPLRDRFVAELSRRAELIRLGRGTDAGVECGPLVSAAQLARTEAYVASALAEGAVLRAGGGRPAGPGYFFRPTVLDRCHRGMRVVREEVFGPVLTVETFRTEEEAVALANDTEYGLAGAVWTSDEHRARRVAGLLRHGTVWINDFHPYLPQAEWGGFGKSGIGRELGPGGLAEYREAKHIYQNLAPRPVRWFAGTTTAKG from the coding sequence GTGACGGCAGCACAGCAGACCATCCACGTGGGCGGAGAGTGGCGCGCAGCCCTGTCCGGCGCCACGCGCGAGATCATCGACCCCGTCGACGCGACCCCCTTCGAGGTCGTGGCGGAGGGCGGCGTCCCGGACACCGACGACGCCGTGGCCGCGGCGCGCGCCGCGTTCGACTTCGGTGCCTGGCCGCGCACGCCCGTCGCCGAGCGGGCCGCCCTGCTGCGCCGGGTCGCCGCACTGCTGGAGCGCGACCGCGAGCGGATCGGCGCCCTGGAGAGCCGGGACGCGGGCAAGACGCTGGAGGAAGGCCGCATCGACGTCGACTGCGTCCGCGACGCCTTCCGCTACTTCGCCGGCCTCGTGGAGAACGAGAACGGCGGCGGACGGGTCGTCGACGCCGGTTCGGACGAGATCCGCAGCGTCGTCGTGCACGAGCCGGTCGGCGTCTGCGCCCTGATCACTCCGTGGAACTACCCGCTGCTCCAGGCCAGCTGGAAGATCGCGCCCGCGCTCGCCGCCGGCAACACCTTCGTGATCAAGCCCAGCGAGATCACCCCGCTGACCACCGTCGTGCTGGTCGAACTGCTCCTGGAAGCCGGCCTGCCGCTCGGCGCGGCCAACGTCGTCACCGGTCCGGGCGACACGGTCGGCGCCCGGCTGGCCGAGCACCCCGATGTCGACCTCGTCTCGTTCACGGGCGGTCTCGTCAGCGGCACGAAGGTCGCCCGGTCCGCGGCCGACAGCGTCAAGAAGGTCGCACTCGAACTGGGCGGCAAGAACCCCAACGTCGTCTTCGCCGACGCCTGTTCGACGCCCGACGGCTTCGACACCGCCGTCGACCAGGCGCTCAACGCCGCCTTCATCCACAGCGGCCAGGTCTGCTCCGCCGGCTCCCGCCTCATCGTCGAGGAGCCGCTGCGCGACCGTTTCGTCGCCGAGCTCTCCCGCCGGGCCGAACTGATCCGGCTGGGACGCGGCACCGACGCGGGCGTCGAGTGCGGCCCGCTCGTCTCCGCGGCCCAGCTGGCGCGGACCGAGGCGTACGTGGCGTCCGCCCTCGCCGAGGGCGCGGTCCTGCGCGCGGGCGGCGGGAGGCCGGCCGGCCCCGGCTACTTCTTCCGGCCCACGGTCCTCGACCGGTGCCACCGCGGCATGCGCGTCGTCCGCGAGGAGGTCTTCGGCCCCGTCCTCACCGTGGAGACCTTCCGCACGGAGGAAGAGGCCGTCGCCCTCGCCAACGACACCGAGTACGGCCTCGCCGGAGCGGTGTGGACCTCCGACGAACACCGGGCCCGGCGGGTCGCCGGCCTGCTGCGGCACGGCACCGTCTGGATCAACGACTTCCATCCCTACCTGCCGCAGGCGGAATGGGGCGGCTTCGGGAAGTCCGGCATCGGCCGCGAGCTGGGCCCCGGCGGTCTCGCCGAATACCGCGAGGCCAAGCACATCTACCAGAACCTCGCTCCGCGACCCGTGCGCTGGTTCGCGGGCACGACGACGGCGAAGGGCTGA
- a CDS encoding GMC family oxidoreductase, which yields MNDHHVYDYVVVGGGTAGSVIASRLTEDPGVSVAVIEGGPSDVGRDDVLTLRRWMGLLGGELDYDYPTTEQPRGNSHIRHSRARVLGGCSSHNTLIAFKPLPSDWDEWAEAGADGWDAEAMHPYFARLRNNIVPVGEADRNAIARDFVDAAQTALGVPRIEGFNRRPFDEGVGFFDLAYHPENNKRSSASVAYLHPFLDRPNLHIALETWAFRLELEGTRATGVHIRTKEGAEHVVRARREVLVCAGAVDTPRLLLHSGIGPRADLEKLGIPVVHDLPGVGENLLDHPESVIVWETHGPIPENSAMDSDAGLFVRRDPGAEGPDLMFHFYQIPFTDNPERLGYERPAHGVSMTPNIPKPRSRGRLYLTSADPQVKPALDFRYFTDEDDYDGRTLVDGIRIARRIAASEPLAGWLKREVCPGPEVTSDEELSAYARRVAHTVYHPAGTCRMGAADDELAVVTPDLKIRGLDGVRIADASVFPTMTAVNPMIGVLMVGEKCADLLGGTTR from the coding sequence ATGAACGACCACCACGTGTACGACTACGTCGTCGTCGGCGGCGGCACCGCCGGATCCGTCATCGCGTCCCGGCTGACCGAGGACCCCGGCGTCAGCGTCGCCGTCATCGAGGGCGGCCCCAGCGACGTCGGCCGCGACGACGTCCTCACCCTGCGCCGCTGGATGGGCCTGCTCGGCGGTGAGCTCGACTACGACTACCCCACGACCGAGCAGCCCCGGGGCAACTCGCACATCCGCCACAGCCGTGCGCGGGTGCTGGGCGGCTGTTCCTCGCACAACACCCTCATCGCCTTCAAACCCCTCCCCTCCGACTGGGACGAGTGGGCCGAAGCCGGTGCCGACGGGTGGGACGCGGAAGCCATGCACCCCTACTTCGCCCGGCTGCGCAACAACATCGTCCCCGTCGGCGAGGCCGACCGGAACGCGATCGCCCGGGACTTCGTCGATGCGGCGCAGACCGCGCTCGGCGTGCCGCGGATAGAGGGCTTCAACCGGCGCCCCTTCGACGAAGGCGTCGGTTTCTTCGACCTCGCCTACCACCCGGAGAACAACAAGCGCTCGTCCGCCTCCGTCGCCTATCTGCACCCTTTCCTGGACCGGCCGAACCTGCACATAGCCCTGGAGACCTGGGCGTTCCGGCTGGAACTGGAGGGCACCCGCGCCACCGGCGTGCACATCCGTACCAAGGAGGGCGCGGAGCACGTCGTACGCGCCCGGCGCGAGGTCCTGGTGTGCGCCGGGGCCGTGGACACCCCGCGCCTGCTGCTGCACTCCGGCATCGGGCCGCGCGCCGACCTGGAGAAGCTCGGCATCCCCGTCGTGCACGACCTGCCGGGCGTCGGGGAGAACCTGCTCGACCACCCCGAGTCGGTCATCGTGTGGGAGACGCACGGGCCGATCCCGGAGAACTCCGCGATGGACTCCGACGCCGGACTGTTCGTCCGCCGGGACCCAGGAGCCGAGGGCCCCGACCTGATGTTCCACTTCTACCAGATCCCCTTCACCGACAATCCGGAGCGCCTGGGCTACGAACGGCCCGCGCACGGCGTGTCGATGACCCCGAACATCCCCAAGCCGCGCAGCCGCGGCCGGCTCTACCTGACGAGCGCCGACCCCCAGGTCAAGCCCGCGCTCGACTTCCGGTACTTCACCGACGAGGACGACTACGACGGCCGGACCCTCGTCGACGGGATCCGCATCGCCCGGCGGATCGCGGCGAGCGAACCCCTGGCCGGCTGGCTCAAGCGGGAGGTGTGCCCGGGTCCCGAGGTGACCTCCGACGAGGAACTCAGCGCGTACGCCCGCCGGGTCGCGCACACCGTCTACCACCCCGCCGGCACCTGCCGGATGGGGGCCGCCGACGACGAACTCGCCGTCGTCACGCCCGATCTGAAGATCCGGGGCCTCGACGGCGTCCGGATAGCCGACGCGTCCGTCTTCCCCACCATGACCGCCGTCAACCCCATGATCGGCGTGCTCATGGTCGGCGAGAAATGCGCCGACCTGCTGGGAGGAACCACCCGATGA